The Amorphus orientalis genomic interval GGTTGCGGGGTCGAACGGCGAGCCGACCACGAGCTTCTCCGTCGCCGCCACGAGCCGGGCGACGAAGTCGTCGTAGATCGCGCGCTCCACGAACAGGCGCGAGCCGGCGATGCAGGACTGGCCGCTTGAGGAGAATATCCCGAACAGGACCCCGGCGATCGCCTGGTCCATGTCGCAATCGGAGAAGACGATGGTCGGCGACTTGCCGCCGAGTTCCAGCGACACCGGCATCAGCTTGCGACCGGCCTGTTCGCCGATGCGCCGTCCGGTCTCCGTGCCGCCGGTGAACGAGACCCGGCCGATGGCTGGATGTTCGACCAGCAGGTTGCCGATCTCCCGGCCGGCACCCGGCAGGACCGAGAAGAGGCCCTTCGGCAGGCCGGCTTCCTCGATGATGCGGGCCAACTCCAGCGACACCAGCGGCGACCAGCTCGACGGCTTCAGGAGCACCGCGTTGCCGGCGGCGAGTGCCGGCGCGACCTTCTGGGCGTCCGATGCGATCGGCGAATTCCACGGCGTGATCGCGGCCACCAGTCCGATCGGCTCGTGCACCGACATGGTCAGATGATCGCCGCGGCGGGTGGTCAGGTCCTCGTCGGCGGTCTCCACGACGGCGGCGAAGTAACGGAATGTGCCGGCCGCGGACATCGCAAGCGCTGTGGTCTCGCCGCGCGTCTTGCCCGTGTCGCGGGTCTGGATGAACGAGATCCGGTCGATGTTGGCTTCGATGCCGTCGGCGATCCGGGTGAGATAGCGGGCGCGCTGATGGGGCAGGAGATCGCGCCAGGCCGGATCGGCCTGGGCCGCGATCGCACGGGCGATCGCCCGCTCGCCGTCGTCTCGGGAGGCGCCGGAGAGCCTGCGGTTTTCCGAGCCGTCATGGGAGAAGGTCGAGACGATCTCGGCGCCCGATCCGGTCTCCCATTCGCCGCCCACGAACAGGCGGCCGTCCGGCAAATCGTAGGTCTTGTGCGACATTACGGTCCTCAGATTGCGATCGGCACGAGGCGGTTCATCACCTCGCGGGCGACGCTGTAGGCGGTCGACATCGAGGTCTTCGGATTGTCCGGCGATGCCTTGCCCGTGAGCTGGATGGTGAAGTTCACACTCTGGGAGCGGACTTCGTACTCGTGGACGTTGGCCGAAATTCCCGGATCGGCGATCAGGCGCACCTCGGTCCGCTCGAAGCCGGGGCCGGCCAGCGCCAGGGTGGCAGCCACGTTGGCGTTCTTCGGATAGTCGGTCGCCGCCTGGCGGGCATTGCCCTCGAAGAACACCGTTTCGGAGGTGATCGCGTCCAGATCGAGCAGCTTTTCGGCCGGCGTGCCCTTCCAGGCGGCCGGAGGCTTGCGGCCCGAATAGACGAGTGTCTCGATCCCCGCGATCCGGGCTGCGGCAAGCGCGTCCACACCGCCGATCGCGCCGGGCACCAGAACCGTCCGCGTGCGGCCGAGGGCTGCGGCATCCTCGATCCGCGCGGCCGTGTCGGCGTCGGCAAACGCGCCGACCGACACCACCACGGTCTCGCAGCCCGCTTTCAGGATCTCCGGCACCGTTTCGCGCACCACGTCGTGGGTGGCGCACTCCACGGCCAGATCCGGGCGGGCGGCGAGGAAGGCATCCGCTGTCTCGTGGATCGTCACCTCTTCGGCGATCACTTCGGCGGCGGTCCTGAGCCGGGCGTCGGCCCGCTCGCTCGCGCCGGGGCGGGCGAGGATGGCGACCTGCTCGAAGCGCGCGCGGCCGTCCCTGGCGAGAATGTCCAGGAGCGTGGCCGCGATATTGCCGTAGCCGAGGATGCCCAGGCGCCGCATGCTCATGCTCCCTTGCCGGCGGCTCCGGCCGGCGGTCCGGCGAAGGCTTCCGCGAACGGTCCGATGGCGACCATGTCGACCTCGAGGACGATGGGTCCCTCGGTCTTCAGGGCGGCATCGAAGGCGTCGGCGAAGTCGTCGATCCGGTCGACGCGCGCATAGGGCATGTCGACGGCATCGCACAGCTTCTGGAAGTTCGGGGTCTTCAGCGCCGAATAGTGGCGGCGGCCGTCATACTGGGCATCCTGGATGTTCTGGATGACGCCGTAGGCGGTGTCGTTCATCAGCACGTAGACGAGGTTGGCGTTCTCTTCCACCGCGGTGATGAGTTCCGAAATCCCGAGCATGGCCCCGCCATCGCCGACGAGGGTGACCGCCTTGGCATCCGGAGAGCCGAGCGCGGCGCCGATG includes:
- a CDS encoding aldehyde dehydrogenase, with amino-acid sequence MSHKTYDLPDGRLFVGGEWETGSGAEIVSTFSHDGSENRRLSGASRDDGERAIARAIAAQADPAWRDLLPHQRARYLTRIADGIEANIDRISFIQTRDTGKTRGETTALAMSAAGTFRYFAAVVETADEDLTTRRGDHLTMSVHEPIGLVAAITPWNSPIASDAQKVAPALAAGNAVLLKPSSWSPLVSLELARIIEEAGLPKGLFSVLPGAGREIGNLLVEHPAIGRVSFTGGTETGRRIGEQAGRKLMPVSLELGGKSPTIVFSDCDMDQAIAGVLFGIFSSSGQSCIAGSRLFVERAIYDDFVARLVAATEKLVVGSPFDPATQVAPLIGFEHREAVEAYIALAREEGGEILTGGKRPSGPGFDSGAYLEPTIVAGLANDSRTCREEIFGPVLVVLPFDDEADVIAQSNDNDYGLACGIWTTDFPRAWRVARAIQAGTVWINTYKQFSISTPFGGDAASGMGREKGRAGLRAYQRQKGIYHGLSEAPLPWARLS
- a CDS encoding aspartate dehydrogenase; the encoded protein is MSMRRLGILGYGNIAATLLDILARDGRARFEQVAILARPGASERADARLRTAAEVIAEEVTIHETADAFLAARPDLAVECATHDVVRETVPEILKAGCETVVVSVGAFADADTAARIEDAAALGRTRTVLVPGAIGGVDALAAARIAGIETLVYSGRKPPAAWKGTPAEKLLDLDAITSETVFFEGNARQAATDYPKNANVAATLALAGPGFERTEVRLIADPGISANVHEYEVRSQSVNFTIQLTGKASPDNPKTSMSTAYSVAREVMNRLVPIAI